A DNA window from Amycolatopsis sp. DSM 110486 contains the following coding sequences:
- a CDS encoding 3-hydroxyacyl-CoA dehydrogenase NAD-binding domain-containing protein: MPEVSTVDTVACVGAGVIGGGWVAHFLARGYRVRAWDPAPDAAAKLGRLVDAAWPALTSLGLAEGASRDAITVAGTLAEAVEGAGFVQESAPEDLPLKQKLLADIDAVTPAGVVVASSTSGYGMTEMQVAAKTPERLVVGHPFNPPYLIPLVEVVGGKLTAPWAVTWASEFYRHVGKTVITMDHEVPGFIANRLQEALWREALHMVANGEATVEQIDTAITDGPGLRWPVQGPMLTFHLAGGEGGMAHMLDHFGPSLKAPWTRLEAPELTTELRNAVVDGCEDAAAPRAIADLVAERDRAIIAVQRAVGEARRG, translated from the coding sequence GTGCCTGAGGTATCCACTGTGGACACCGTCGCGTGCGTCGGTGCGGGGGTGATCGGCGGCGGCTGGGTCGCGCACTTCCTCGCGCGCGGCTACCGCGTCCGGGCCTGGGACCCCGCGCCCGACGCCGCGGCGAAGCTGGGCCGGCTCGTCGACGCCGCGTGGCCCGCGCTCACGTCGCTGGGCTTGGCCGAGGGCGCGAGCCGCGACGCGATCACCGTCGCCGGCACGCTCGCGGAGGCGGTCGAGGGCGCCGGGTTCGTGCAGGAAAGCGCTCCCGAAGATCTGCCGCTCAAGCAGAAGCTGCTGGCCGACATCGACGCCGTCACGCCGGCCGGTGTCGTGGTCGCGTCCTCGACCTCGGGGTACGGCATGACCGAGATGCAGGTGGCGGCGAAGACACCGGAACGGCTCGTGGTGGGCCACCCGTTCAACCCGCCGTACTTGATCCCGCTGGTCGAGGTCGTGGGCGGGAAGCTCACCGCGCCGTGGGCCGTGACGTGGGCAAGCGAGTTCTACCGGCACGTCGGCAAGACCGTGATCACCATGGACCACGAGGTGCCCGGGTTCATCGCCAACCGGCTGCAGGAGGCGCTGTGGCGCGAGGCCCTGCACATGGTCGCGAACGGCGAGGCCACCGTGGAGCAGATCGACACCGCGATCACCGACGGGCCAGGCTTGCGCTGGCCGGTGCAGGGGCCGATGCTCACGTTCCACCTCGCCGGCGGCGAAGGCGGCATGGCGCACATGCTGGACCACTTCGGACCGTCGCTGAAGGCGCCGTGGACGCGGCTCGAGGCGCCTGAGCTCACGACCGAGCTGCGCAACGCCGTGGTCGACGGCTGCGAGGACGCGGCCGCACCGCGCGCGATCGCCGACCTCGTGGCCGAGCGGGACCGGGCGATCATCGCCGTCCAGCGCGCCGTCGGCGAGGCCCGTCGTGGGTGA
- a CDS encoding 3-keto-5-aminohexanoate cleavage protein, whose protein sequence is MNHEVIVTCALTGAGDTVGRSPHVPVTPAQIAASAIEAAEAGAAVVHIHVREPETGAPSREVALYAEAVRLIRESGVDVVVNLTAGMGGDLVLDEEDPLKPIDGTDLVNALARLPHVEELLPDICTLDCGSLNFGEGNQLYVSTPDMLRTGAKRIQELGVKPELEIFDTGHLWFASKMVEEGLIDAPPLFQLCMGIPYGAPADPGLLQAMVKLLPEGAQWASFAIGRDQMPWVAQSVLLGGHVRVGLEDNLYLARRVKATNGQLVERAVRIVTDLGAGIATPDRAREILGLKERVRA, encoded by the coding sequence ATGAACCACGAGGTCATCGTCACCTGCGCCCTCACCGGCGCGGGCGACACCGTCGGCCGGAGTCCCCACGTGCCGGTCACGCCGGCGCAGATCGCCGCGAGCGCCATCGAGGCCGCAGAAGCCGGGGCGGCCGTCGTCCACATCCACGTCCGCGAGCCCGAGACCGGGGCTCCGTCGCGCGAAGTGGCGCTGTACGCCGAAGCCGTGCGGCTGATCCGGGAGTCCGGAGTGGACGTGGTCGTGAACCTGACCGCGGGGATGGGCGGTGACCTCGTGCTCGACGAGGAGGATCCGCTCAAGCCGATCGACGGCACGGACCTCGTCAACGCTCTGGCCCGGCTGCCGCACGTGGAGGAGCTGCTGCCCGACATCTGCACGCTCGACTGCGGTTCGCTGAACTTCGGCGAGGGCAACCAGCTCTACGTGTCCACTCCGGACATGCTGCGCACCGGCGCGAAACGGATCCAGGAGCTCGGCGTGAAGCCGGAGCTGGAGATCTTCGACACCGGGCACCTGTGGTTCGCCTCGAAGATGGTGGAGGAAGGGCTGATCGACGCGCCGCCGCTGTTCCAGCTGTGCATGGGCATCCCCTACGGCGCGCCCGCCGACCCAGGGCTGCTGCAGGCGATGGTGAAGCTGCTGCCCGAGGGCGCACAGTGGGCGTCGTTCGCGATCGGGCGCGACCAGATGCCGTGGGTGGCGCAGTCGGTGCTGCTCGGCGGGCACGTGCGCGTCGGGCTCGAGGACAACCTCTACCTCGCCCGCAGGGTCAAGGCGACCAACGGCCAGCTGGTGGAGCGGGCGGTGCGGATCGTCACCGACCTCGGCGCCGGCATCGCCACTCCAGACCGTGCCCGCGAGATCCTCGGCCTCAAGGAGCGTGTCCGTGCCTGA
- a CDS encoding TetR/AcrR family transcriptional regulator, with protein MDESEELRTRVRELIRSMPGAQREFAAAIGLDETKLSKALTGTRRFSPHELVRVAEYCGVTVNWLLNGSDDAKTVTAVPALAARPESDPEHHMQSEPRRRILETAWLLIAERGYHRVRIADIAKACGTSTATIHYHFPSKAEVLNEALRRNVKLAFDRQVAELHAVDGAHDRLLKLVELQLPADGVLRAEWSVWLQVWNEVSLAPELRSLYTDSYDRWYRTILMTIRTGQEQHAFRVADPEAATEQLTALIDGLGIQVLTRKPGSTVATMRAHLHDFIERSIVKGA; from the coding sequence ATGGACGAGTCGGAGGAGCTGCGGACCAGGGTCCGGGAGCTGATCCGGTCCATGCCGGGAGCCCAGCGGGAGTTCGCCGCCGCCATCGGGCTCGACGAGACGAAGTTGTCCAAGGCGCTGACCGGCACCCGCCGATTCTCGCCGCACGAGCTCGTCCGCGTCGCCGAGTACTGCGGCGTCACGGTCAACTGGCTGCTCAACGGCAGCGACGACGCGAAGACCGTGACGGCGGTCCCCGCGCTCGCCGCGCGTCCGGAGAGCGATCCCGAGCACCACATGCAGTCCGAGCCGCGGCGGCGGATCCTCGAGACGGCGTGGCTGCTCATCGCCGAGCGCGGCTACCACCGGGTGCGCATCGCCGACATCGCGAAGGCGTGCGGCACCAGCACCGCCACCATCCACTACCACTTCCCCAGCAAAGCGGAAGTGCTCAACGAAGCGTTGCGGCGCAACGTGAAGCTCGCCTTCGACCGGCAGGTCGCGGAGCTGCACGCCGTCGACGGCGCCCACGACCGGCTGCTCAAGCTGGTCGAACTGCAACTCCCGGCCGACGGCGTGCTGCGCGCCGAGTGGTCGGTCTGGCTTCAGGTGTGGAACGAGGTGTCCCTCGCCCCGGAGCTGCGGTCGCTCTACACCGATTCCTACGACCGCTGGTACCGCACGATCCTCATGACCATCCGCACCGGCCAGGAGCAGCACGCGTTCCGCGTGGCCGATCCCGAGGCCGCCACCGAGCAGCTCACGGCGCTGATCGACGGGCTCGGCATCCAGGTGCTGACCCGCAAGCCCGGCAGCACCGTGGCCACCATGCGCGCGCATTTGCACGACTTCATCGAAAGGTCGATCGTCAAAGGAGCCTGA
- a CDS encoding enoyl-CoA hydratase-related protein yields the protein MTAAPSCAVHTEVIDGVLVATLDRPGGNKIDSRMSFELYTAWARLRDDPALFAGVVTGTGSGYFSAGWDLASGSGGFAGVADFFRLGKPMIAAVNGLARGGGFELALMTDLIVAADHAEFALPDPRGAVPLPERLSAAAVHGLCRTGRLTAAAAARCGVVHRVVPAGTELAAAVDLARSLGSAPGAAAAVKEIGLGAHRGDSSFD from the coding sequence GTGACCGCCGCCCCGTCCTGTGCCGTGCACACCGAGGTGATCGACGGCGTGCTCGTCGCCACCCTGGACCGGCCCGGTGGCAACAAGATCGACTCCCGGATGAGCTTCGAGCTCTACACCGCGTGGGCGCGGCTGCGGGACGACCCGGCGCTGTTCGCCGGCGTGGTGACCGGCACGGGATCGGGGTACTTCTCGGCCGGCTGGGACCTCGCGTCCGGCTCCGGCGGGTTCGCCGGCGTGGCCGACTTCTTCCGGCTCGGCAAACCCATGATCGCGGCCGTCAACGGGCTCGCCCGCGGCGGCGGGTTCGAGCTCGCGCTCATGACCGATCTCATCGTCGCCGCGGACCACGCCGAGTTCGCCCTGCCCGACCCCCGCGGCGCGGTGCCGCTGCCCGAGCGGCTCTCCGCAGCGGCAGTGCACGGACTGTGCCGCACCGGACGGCTCACCGCGGCCGCCGCCGCGCGCTGCGGGGTCGTGCACCGGGTCGTGCCGGCGGGCACCGAACTCGCGGCGGCGGTGGACCTCGCACGCTCGCTCGGCAGCGCGCCCGGCGCGGCCGCGGCCGTGAAGGAGATCGGCCTCGGCGCGCACCGCGGCGACAGCTCGTTCGACTAG
- a CDS encoding carbon-nitrogen hydrolase family protein, with the protein MVHVAVAQFAPTDDKPANLAEVARLAGEAADRGAEVVVLPEYSMFTVPKVDERFVASAEPLDGAFATGLRELARERGITVVAGMNEAMPEGGRIWNTLVAAGPDGDFAALYRKIHLYDAFGFRESDVIRAGEITEPATFKAAGLTFGLQTCYDLRFPEVTRRLVDAGAQAVLLPAEWVPGPLKEYHWTTLVKARAIENTVYVAAAGQIAPMGSGSSLVVDPMGVVTASLGERPGVAVAEISTDRLEQVRTTNPALALRRFSVVPKEN; encoded by the coding sequence ATGGTGCACGTCGCCGTCGCGCAGTTCGCGCCCACCGACGACAAACCGGCCAATCTGGCGGAAGTCGCGCGGCTCGCGGGCGAGGCCGCCGACCGCGGCGCCGAGGTCGTGGTGCTGCCCGAGTACTCGATGTTCACCGTGCCGAAGGTCGACGAGCGGTTCGTGGCGTCGGCCGAGCCCCTCGATGGCGCGTTCGCCACCGGGCTGCGCGAACTCGCGCGCGAGCGTGGGATCACCGTGGTGGCCGGGATGAACGAAGCCATGCCCGAGGGCGGGCGGATCTGGAACACGCTCGTCGCCGCGGGTCCGGACGGCGACTTCGCCGCGCTGTACCGCAAGATCCACCTCTACGACGCGTTCGGCTTCCGCGAGTCCGACGTGATCCGCGCCGGCGAGATCACCGAGCCCGCGACGTTCAAGGCCGCCGGCCTGACCTTCGGCCTGCAGACCTGTTACGACCTGCGGTTCCCGGAGGTGACGCGCCGGCTCGTCGACGCCGGCGCGCAAGCCGTGCTGCTGCCGGCGGAGTGGGTGCCGGGGCCGCTGAAGGAGTACCACTGGACGACGCTGGTGAAGGCACGCGCGATCGAGAACACCGTGTACGTCGCCGCGGCCGGGCAGATCGCGCCGATGGGGTCGGGGTCGAGCCTCGTCGTCGATCCGATGGGTGTGGTCACGGCGTCGCTCGGGGAGCGGCCGGGGGTAGCGGTCGCGGAGATCTCGACCGACCGGCTCGAGCAGGTCCGGACCACGAACCCGGCGCTCGCGCTGCGCCGGTTCTCCGTGGTGCCCAAGGAGAACTAG
- a CDS encoding GntR family transcriptional regulator: MTTTAPGPVPVEGGGPARDRVYAWLRDGIISGALEGGRFLDELWVSGVVGVSRTPVREAFHRLEAERFISLLPRKGAQVRTVTARELEEVYQSRRLIEGHAITEVCAAGAGAPAEMAGLIEDMGHAGAERDWFAVSGLDRRFHRAIVNAAGNTVLTELYDTLRSRQQRVAVRALEARPERLSIIDAEHRQLVAALDEGDTETALRILNQHLRPVSEVVSALDRT, from the coding sequence ATGACCACCACCGCACCGGGACCGGTCCCGGTCGAGGGCGGCGGACCGGCTCGGGATCGGGTGTACGCCTGGCTGCGCGACGGGATCATCTCGGGCGCGCTGGAAGGCGGACGCTTCCTCGACGAGCTGTGGGTCTCCGGGGTGGTCGGCGTGTCGCGGACGCCGGTGCGCGAGGCGTTCCACCGGCTCGAGGCCGAGCGCTTCATCAGCCTGCTGCCGCGCAAGGGCGCGCAGGTCCGCACGGTGACCGCGCGCGAGCTGGAAGAGGTCTACCAGAGCCGCCGCCTCATCGAGGGTCACGCGATCACCGAGGTCTGCGCCGCGGGCGCGGGTGCCCCCGCCGAGATGGCCGGCCTGATCGAGGACATGGGCCACGCGGGCGCGGAACGTGACTGGTTCGCCGTGTCCGGGCTCGACCGCCGGTTCCACCGCGCGATCGTGAACGCCGCCGGCAACACCGTGCTCACCGAGCTGTACGACACACTCCGCTCGCGCCAGCAGCGCGTCGCCGTGCGGGCGCTGGAGGCGCGTCCGGAACGGCTGTCGATCATCGACGCGGAGCACCGGCAGCTCGTCGCCGCGCTCGACGAGGGTGACACGGAAACGGCGCTGCGGATCCTGAACCAGCACCTTCGGCCGGTTTCCGAGGTGGTCTCGGCCCTTGACCGGACCTGA
- a CDS encoding M20/M25/M40 family metallo-hydrolase codes for MTEPNSIDAAADEAVTLTSDLIRIDTTNTGDPDTLIGERAAAEYVAEQLTDAGYEITYVESGGEDRHNVIVRLAGADPSRGALLIHGHLDVVPADPAEWSVHPFSGAVQDGYVWGRGAVDMKGMVGMTLALARHYKIHGIVPPRDIVFAFLADEEAGGKYGAQWLVENRPELFEGVTEAISEVGGFSITLKDDVRAYVIETAEKGIRWMKLRVRGTAGHGSMIHRDNAVTKLAEAVAKLGSHQFPLVLTDSVREFLAGVTEITGWDFPEDDLEGSVAKLGNISRMIGATLRDTANPTMLTAGYKSNVIPSVAEAAVDCRILPGRIEAFDRELDELLGPDIEKEWMELPPVETTFDGALVDAMTAAVLAEDPGARTLPYMLSGGTDAKSFQQLGIRNFGFAPLKLPADLDFSALFHGVDERVPVDALKFGTRVLDRFVRSS; via the coding sequence GTGACCGAACCGAACTCGATCGACGCCGCCGCTGACGAGGCCGTCACGCTCACCAGCGACCTCATCCGCATCGACACCACCAACACCGGAGACCCCGACACCCTGATCGGCGAACGCGCCGCCGCCGAGTACGTCGCGGAGCAGCTCACCGACGCCGGCTACGAGATCACCTACGTCGAGTCCGGTGGCGAAGACCGCCACAACGTCATCGTCCGGCTGGCCGGAGCCGACCCGTCTCGAGGCGCGTTGCTGATCCACGGGCACCTCGACGTCGTGCCCGCCGACCCGGCCGAGTGGTCGGTGCACCCGTTCTCCGGCGCCGTGCAGGACGGCTACGTCTGGGGCCGCGGCGCGGTGGACATGAAGGGCATGGTCGGCATGACGCTGGCACTGGCCCGCCACTACAAGATCCACGGCATCGTCCCCCCACGCGACATCGTGTTCGCGTTCCTCGCCGACGAGGAGGCCGGCGGCAAGTACGGCGCGCAGTGGCTGGTGGAGAACCGGCCGGAGCTGTTCGAGGGCGTCACCGAGGCGATCAGCGAGGTCGGCGGGTTCTCGATCACGCTGAAGGACGATGTGCGCGCGTACGTGATCGAGACGGCCGAGAAGGGCATCCGCTGGATGAAGCTGCGCGTGCGCGGCACGGCGGGCCACGGCTCGATGATCCACCGCGACAACGCGGTCACCAAGCTTGCCGAGGCGGTCGCGAAGCTCGGCAGCCACCAGTTCCCGCTCGTGCTCACCGACTCCGTGCGCGAGTTCCTCGCCGGGGTCACCGAGATCACCGGCTGGGACTTTCCCGAGGACGACCTCGAGGGCTCGGTCGCCAAGCTGGGCAACATCTCCCGCATGATCGGCGCGACGCTGCGCGACACCGCGAACCCGACGATGCTCACCGCCGGCTACAAGTCGAACGTGATCCCGTCGGTCGCCGAGGCCGCGGTCGACTGCCGCATCCTGCCCGGGCGCATCGAGGCGTTCGACCGCGAGCTCGACGAGCTGCTCGGCCCGGACATCGAGAAGGAGTGGATGGAGCTCCCACCGGTCGAGACCACGTTCGACGGCGCGCTCGTCGACGCGATGACCGCCGCGGTGCTCGCCGAGGACCCGGGCGCGCGCACGCTGCCGTACATGCTTTCCGGCGGCACCGACGCGAAGTCGTTCCAGCAGCTCGGAATCCGCAACTTCGGCTTCGCGCCGCTGAAGCTGCCGGCGGATCTCGACTTCTCCGCGCTCTTCCACGGCGTGGACGAGCGCGTGCCGGTGGACGCGCTGAAGTTCGGCACGCGCGTGCTGGACCGGTTCGTTCGGTCGTCCTGA
- a CDS encoding alpha/beta fold hydrolase, with protein sequence MPAFTLADGTPLHLVRWGDPSAGVTVVLLHGYALDRRSWSRIAPLLPEVVDEPLSVVGYDHRGHGKSGRAGRGTATMAQLGDDLAEVLERAVPEGRVVLVGHDMGGLAIMSLTQRHPELFAARVAGLVLLATSSGRLATEASAEWPGALGVLAQDLEVVLGAKLFGLVREHTSRAVSAGLRWWLFGDDPDPELVELTVTMIRRNWPHTVAVFRPALDAYAREAALARVGSLPVTAIVGERDRIVAATDVEHLVGGLESGTAVVLPGVGHVVPLEAAAQVVPRIVAQVREAYRQHRGS encoded by the coding sequence TTGCCCGCGTTCACGCTCGCTGACGGGACACCCCTGCACCTCGTGCGCTGGGGCGACCCGTCGGCCGGCGTGACCGTGGTGCTCCTGCACGGCTACGCGCTCGACCGGCGCAGCTGGAGCCGGATCGCCCCGTTGCTGCCGGAGGTGGTGGACGAGCCGCTGTCGGTCGTCGGCTACGACCACCGCGGCCACGGCAAGTCCGGCCGCGCGGGGCGTGGCACGGCGACCATGGCCCAGCTGGGCGACGATCTCGCCGAAGTACTGGAACGCGCCGTGCCCGAAGGCCGGGTGGTGCTGGTGGGCCACGACATGGGCGGGCTCGCGATCATGTCGCTCACGCAACGCCACCCCGAGCTGTTCGCCGCGCGCGTGGCCGGGCTCGTGCTGCTCGCGACGTCGTCCGGGCGGCTCGCCACGGAGGCTTCGGCGGAGTGGCCGGGCGCGCTCGGGGTGCTGGCGCAGGACCTGGAAGTGGTGCTGGGCGCCAAGTTGTTCGGGCTGGTGCGCGAGCACACGAGCCGCGCGGTGAGCGCGGGGCTGCGCTGGTGGCTCTTCGGTGACGACCCGGATCCGGAGCTCGTGGAGCTGACCGTGACGATGATCCGGCGCAACTGGCCGCACACCGTCGCCGTGTTCCGCCCGGCGCTCGACGCGTACGCGCGCGAAGCGGCGCTGGCACGCGTGGGTTCCTTGCCGGTCACGGCGATCGTGGGGGAGCGGGACCGGATCGTGGCGGCCACGGACGTCGAGCACCTCGTCGGAGGCCTCGAAAGCGGGACGGCCGTGGTGCTGCCGGGCGTGGGGCACGTCGTACCGCTGGAGGCCGCCGCGCAGGTCGTGCCACGGATCGTGGCGCAGGTGCGCGAGGCGTACCGACAACATCGCGGTTCTTGA
- a CDS encoding helix-turn-helix domain-containing protein — protein MFPVAVIEDAAAAEVSLDPVRARLLAELAEPASATMLAARVDLPRQKVNYHLRALEKHGLVELVEERRKGNVTERMMRATAASYVISPSALAAVQPDPAQSPDRLSARWLLAVAGRLVRDVGILITGAAKARKRVATFALDGEVRFASAADRAAFAEELAVAVTTLVGKYHDEGAENGRAHRVIVAVHPSVPDEEA, from the coding sequence ATGTTTCCCGTTGCGGTGATCGAAGACGCGGCCGCGGCCGAGGTGTCGCTCGACCCGGTCCGCGCCCGGCTGCTGGCCGAGCTGGCGGAGCCGGCGTCGGCGACCATGCTCGCGGCCCGCGTCGACCTGCCCCGCCAGAAGGTCAACTACCACCTGCGCGCGCTGGAGAAGCACGGGCTCGTGGAGCTGGTGGAGGAGCGGCGCAAGGGCAACGTCACCGAGCGCATGATGCGTGCGACCGCGGCGTCGTACGTGATCTCGCCTTCCGCACTGGCCGCGGTGCAGCCGGACCCGGCGCAGTCGCCCGACCGCTTGTCGGCGCGCTGGCTGCTCGCCGTGGCGGGCCGGCTGGTGCGCGACGTCGGGATCCTGATCACGGGCGCCGCCAAGGCGCGCAAGCGCGTCGCGACGTTCGCGCTCGACGGCGAGGTGCGCTTCGCCTCGGCGGCGGACCGGGCCGCGTTCGCCGAGGAGCTCGCAGTGGCCGTGACGACCTTGGTGGGGAAGTACCACGACGAGGGCGCGGAGAACGGGCGCGCGCACCGCGTGATCGTGGCCGTGCACCCGAGCGTGCCGGACGAGGAGGCCTGA
- a CDS encoding SRPBCC domain-containing protein has translation MAEFTGKEFELPGSAEVAATPEQIWAAIATGPGIDSWYMGRNEVEGGLGGVVRGSFAGYEPDMAITAWDPLERLVYGTETEPDGRRIAYEFLIEGRDGGSSVVRCVTSGFLPGDDWQDEFEAMTAGGALFFRNLAEYVTYFAGRTATPVTAFGPPVSDWDRLWAALGAELGLPGRPEEGDLVRVELAGRSVEGVVYAVNPQTVGVRTADALYCFLQGFHGPLIACHHVFSTDAGDEQSWQEWLGRLTA, from the coding sequence ATGGCGGAGTTCACCGGGAAAGAGTTCGAGCTCCCTGGATCGGCCGAGGTGGCCGCCACGCCGGAGCAGATCTGGGCCGCGATCGCGACCGGGCCGGGCATCGACTCGTGGTACATGGGCCGCAACGAGGTCGAAGGCGGCCTCGGCGGCGTCGTGCGCGGCTCCTTCGCGGGCTACGAACCGGACATGGCCATCACCGCGTGGGACCCGCTGGAGCGGCTCGTCTACGGCACGGAGACCGAGCCCGACGGGCGCCGGATCGCCTACGAGTTCCTGATCGAGGGACGCGACGGCGGCAGCTCGGTCGTCCGCTGCGTCACCAGCGGGTTCCTGCCCGGCGACGACTGGCAGGACGAGTTCGAGGCGATGACCGCCGGCGGCGCGCTGTTCTTCCGCAACCTCGCCGAGTACGTCACGTACTTCGCCGGCCGCACGGCCACGCCGGTCACGGCGTTCGGCCCGCCCGTGTCCGACTGGGACCGCTTGTGGGCGGCACTCGGGGCCGAACTGGGCCTGCCGGGCCGGCCCGAGGAGGGCGACCTTGTGCGCGTCGAGCTGGCGGGCCGGTCCGTCGAAGGCGTCGTCTACGCCGTGAATCCGCAGACAGTGGGCGTCCGCACGGCCGACGCGCTCTACTGCTTCCTGCAGGGCTTCCACGGCCCGCTCATCGCCTGCCACCACGTGTTCTCCACCGACGCCGGCGACGAGCAGAGCTGGCAGGAGTGGCTCGGGCGGCTCACCGCCTGA
- a CDS encoding HAD family phosphatase: MVIRAVVFDIGDVLEIAPDLGVDRRWEARLGLSEGEITRRLADIWAAGAVGTVTEDDVRDTISSRLGVGRGRADAIMADIWEQYLGTGNADLIDYVRGLRPRCRTGILSNSFVGAREREQAAYGFEDLVDDIVYSHEVGMSKPDPEIYRLSCVRLGVAPEEMIFLDDLEPNIDAARAVGIHGIRYRDNAQAITEIEGLLASAGA; the protein is encoded by the coding sequence ATGGTGATTCGCGCGGTGGTGTTCGACATCGGTGACGTGCTGGAGATCGCGCCCGACCTCGGCGTCGACAGGCGGTGGGAGGCCAGGCTCGGCCTCTCGGAAGGCGAGATCACCCGGCGGTTGGCCGACATCTGGGCAGCCGGCGCCGTCGGCACTGTCACCGAGGACGACGTGCGTGACACGATCAGCAGCAGGCTCGGCGTCGGCCGAGGACGAGCCGACGCGATCATGGCCGATATCTGGGAACAGTACCTCGGCACCGGCAATGCCGACCTGATCGACTACGTCCGCGGGCTGCGGCCGCGCTGTCGAACGGGCATCTTGAGCAACAGCTTCGTCGGTGCCCGGGAACGGGAACAAGCCGCGTACGGTTTCGAGGACCTGGTGGACGACATCGTCTACTCGCACGAGGTCGGGATGAGCAAGCCGGATCCGGAGATCTACCGGCTGAGCTGTGTCCGGCTTGGTGTGGCCCCCGAAGAAATGATCTTCCTCGACGATCTCGAACCCAACATCGACGCTGCGCGTGCGGTCGGAATCCACGGAATCCGCTACCGGGACAACGCCCAAGCGATCACCGAGATCGAAGGGCTTCTGGCGTCCGCCGGCGCGTGA
- a CDS encoding DUF5703 family protein: MTTVDEAVVEGDWEYRRLRLPPGVSRRAAAIQLSIHAEFAGWELRTVRLYADGTRRIWLRRKRTAADRLPELAT, translated from the coding sequence ATGACGACTGTCGACGAGGCGGTGGTCGAAGGGGATTGGGAGTACCGCCGCCTGCGCCTGCCCCCGGGTGTGTCCCGGCGCGCGGCGGCGATCCAGCTCTCGATCCACGCCGAGTTCGCCGGCTGGGAGCTGCGCACGGTGCGGCTCTACGCCGACGGCACACGGCGAATCTGGTTGCGGCGCAAGCGCACCGCAGCCGACCGCCTGCCCGAGCTCGCCACCTGA
- a CDS encoding YncE family protein: MRRLTAASRIAIPLVGALALSACSASGQDNTDSLQVVANPVAAKPAVSPAVTTKPAGQVLATPAVSAMATDEKTRTLAVAVTQPPSVLVYDLDSLSTPKATVPLPGPAESLTTSDGQAIASIPTKGELAKIALPGGQLTTQPVAGQPTAGVADGPDTIVAVRDRKAVEVLAGGAVTKTITGQLYSADDVVDTGQGVVVLDRLRTAVFSVDVNAGTMGEGLRAGDGAANATSDSYGRVLVTDARAGALLAFSVGPLILRQRYPVPGGIYGIAYDHQRNLAWVTLTGQNQVVGFDVRGGEPTEKYRFPTVRQPNSVSVDDRSGRVLVGSAAGEGTQVIQP, encoded by the coding sequence GTGCGTCGGCTCACCGCCGCGTCGCGGATCGCGATTCCGCTGGTCGGTGCTCTCGCGCTTTCGGCATGCTCGGCTTCGGGCCAGGACAACACCGACTCGCTGCAGGTGGTGGCGAACCCGGTGGCCGCGAAGCCGGCGGTCTCCCCCGCCGTGACGACGAAGCCCGCGGGCCAGGTACTCGCGACGCCGGCCGTGTCGGCGATGGCGACCGACGAGAAGACCCGCACGCTCGCGGTCGCGGTCACGCAGCCGCCGTCGGTGCTCGTCTACGACCTCGACTCGCTGAGCACCCCCAAGGCCACCGTGCCCCTGCCCGGGCCGGCCGAATCGCTGACGACGTCCGACGGCCAGGCGATCGCGAGCATCCCGACCAAGGGCGAGCTGGCCAAGATCGCGCTGCCCGGCGGGCAGCTGACCACGCAACCGGTCGCCGGCCAGCCGACCGCCGGTGTGGCCGACGGGCCGGACACGATCGTGGCCGTGCGCGACCGCAAGGCCGTCGAGGTCCTGGCCGGCGGCGCGGTCACCAAGACCATCACCGGCCAGCTCTACAGCGCCGACGACGTCGTGGACACCGGGCAGGGCGTGGTCGTGCTCGACCGCCTGCGCACCGCGGTGTTCAGCGTCGACGTGAACGCAGGGACGATGGGCGAGGGCCTGCGCGCCGGCGACGGCGCCGCCAACGCCACCAGCGACTCCTACGGGCGCGTGCTGGTCACCGACGCCCGCGCGGGCGCGCTGCTCGCGTTCTCCGTCGGCCCGCTGATCCTGCGCCAGCGCTACCCGGTGCCGGGCGGGATCTACGGCATCGCCTACGACCACCAGCGCAACCTGGCCTGGGTCACCCTGACCGGCCAGAACCAGGTGGTGGGCTTCGACGTCCGCGGTGGCGAGCCCACCGAGAAGTACCGATTCCCGACCGTGCGCCAGCCGAACTCGGTGAGCGTCGACGACCGGAGCGGCCGAGTGCTCGTCGGCTCGGCCGCAGGAGAAGGGACCCAGGTGATCCAGCCATGA